A window from Vidua macroura isolate BioBank_ID:100142 chromosome 20, ASM2450914v1, whole genome shotgun sequence encodes these proteins:
- the NUFIP2 gene encoding FMR1-interacting protein NUFIP2 has protein sequence MEEQPHHHHHHHHYYYYGHHHHHPQSAYLPPPDGRAQPKPPLRHEHKHGGPQHTEAPKRRPGYGELNGNAGEREVSLKGLCSDEATAPGSRVPNGSQQLVDSNVTPKQTVKASALGKAGIKTKNFIQKNSMDKKNEKSYENKHRENQTSDKPEGVSVPNGVVTNNSSYITNGYVGKGADNDGSGSESGYTTPKKRKGRRNSAKGCENLNLVQDKIMQQEVSAPTLKQELESFKPDYSEQKGNRIENTKPVWKYEAGAGGAGRGKPGLGDVPRKNSDAKPGISSKKFDDRPKGKHASSTTSKEDSWTLFKPPPVFPVDNSSAKIVPKISYASKVKENLNKAAQTPSTSSTSSSSSSSSAGETQAQTSNRLSQVPMSAMKSVTSASFSNGPILAGTDGSVYSPGAQPLLSTAASTVPSTSSSESVPQDMSTTSTALEQKKSGLFIYPSNMQTVLLGTAQVDFPSQTNQQNLGDIFQNQWGLSFINEPSAGPETVVGKSADNQLMEVTFQGEYPATLVSQCAEIIPSGTEQPVFPKAYELDKRTSPQILSAVLKPGTAVEGGVLALESHHTGDLQKADTGSQGALVFLSKDYEVENPLASPTNNLLASAKEQRYQRGLERKDSWGSFDLRAAILYHTKEMEAVWNLQKQDPKRIITYDEAMDRPDQ, from the exons AtggaggagcagccccaccaccaccatcaccaccaccactaTTACTACTACGggcaccaccaccaccacccgcAGAGCGCCTACCTGCCGCCGCCCGACGGCCGAGCCCAGCCTAAGCCGCCGCTCCGCCACGAGCACAAGCACGGCGGCCCGCAGCACACGGAGGCGCCGAAGCGGAGACCAG GCTACGGAGAGCTAAATGGTAACGCAGGAGAACGAGAAGTGTCACTAAAGGGCCTGTGCTCTGATGAAGCCACCGCCCCAGGATCCAGGGTACCCAATGGCAGCCAGCAGCTCGTAGATTCTAATGTCACCCCAAAGCAGACTGTGAAGGCCAGTGCTTTGGGGAAAGCTGGAATCAAAACCAAGAACTTCATTCAGAAAAATAGCATGGACAAAAAGAATGAGAAGTCCTACgaaaacaaacacagagaaaaccagACCTCAGACAAGCCGGAGGGAGTGTCTGTTCCGAACGGCGTGGTAACCAATAATTCCAGCTACATCACAAATGGCTACGTAGGCAAAGGGGCCGACAACGATGGTAGTGGCTCCGAGAGTGGATATACTACACCTAAAAAACGGAAAGGCAGGCGCAACAGTGCCAAGGGCTGTGAGAACTTGAATCTAGTACAGGACAAAATAATGCAGCAGGAGGTCAGCGCACCGACCTTGAAACAGGAACTCGAGAGTTTCAAGCCTGATTATAGTGAACAAAAGGGGAACCGAATTGAAAATACTAAGCCTGTTTGGAAATAtgaggctggggctggtggaGCAGGCCGGGGGAAGCCCGGGCTCGGGGATGTACCGCGGAAAAACTCTGATGCCAAACCTGGGATTAGCAGCAAGAAGTTTGATGACCGGCCCAAAGGGAAGCACGCCTCGTCGACTACATCTAAAGAGGACTCATGGACCTTATTTAAACCACCCCCAGTTTTTCCAGTGGACAATAGCAGTGCTAAAATTGTTCCCAAAATTAGTTATGCAAGTAAAGTTAAAGAAAACCTCAACAAAGCGGCTCAAACCCCATCCACGTCATCCACGTCGTCCTCATCGTCTTCATCATCTGCTGGGGAAACTCAGGCCCAAACATCAAATCGACTGTCCCAAGTCCCCATGTCTGCTATGAAATCTGTCACTTCTGCCAGCTTCTCAAACGGGCCGATCCTCGCGGGGACCGATGGAAGTGTGTATTCCCCAGGGGCCCAGCCACTGCTCTCCACTGCTGCTAGCACTGTACCATCGACCTCCTCCTCCGAGTCAGTACCCCAGGACATGAGTACAACTTCGACAGCCCTCGAACAAAAGAAATCTGGCCTTTTTATCTACCCTTCAAATATGCAAActgtgctcctggggacagcgcAAGTCGATTTCCCTTCACAGACGAATCAGCAGAACCTGGGGGATATCTTCCAGAATCAGTGGGGCTTGTCTTTCATAAACGAGCCCAGTGCTGGACCTGAAACCGTTGTGGGGAAATCTGCAGATAATCAGTTAATGGAAGTGACATTTCAAGGGGAATATCCTGCCACTTTGGTTTCACAGTGTGCTGAAATCATTCCCTCAGGAACTGAACAACCCGTGTTTCCTAAGGCTTATGAGCTGGATAAACGGACTAGCCCTCAAATTCTTAGTGCTGTTCTTAAGCCTGGGACTGCTGTTGAGGGTGGTGTCTTAGCTTTGGAGTCGCATCACACAGGTGACCTACAAAAGGCAGACACCGGTAGCCAAGGTGCTTTAGTGTTTCTTTCAAAAGACTATGAAGTAGAGAATCCTCTGGCCTCTCCTACGAACAATTTGCTAGCCTCCGCCAAAGAACAGAGGTACCAGAGAGGCCTAGAAAGGAAAGATAGCTGGGGTTCTTTTGACCTGAGGGCTGCTATTCTATATCACACTAAAG AAATGGAAGCGGTTTGGAATTTGCAGAAGCAAG ATCCCAAAAGGATAATCACTTATGATGAAGCCATGGATCGCCCGGATCAATGA